A stretch of Rhinoderma darwinii isolate aRhiDar2 chromosome 4, aRhiDar2.hap1, whole genome shotgun sequence DNA encodes these proteins:
- the SESN1 gene encoding sestrin-1 isoform X1, translated as MRLSPRAAVPVPEIICSRCSGVCNNKVKELGIRIPRPVGQGPSRFIPEDEILQVGTEDANMHTVLVDAFADIGRLDNITLVMVFHPQYLESFLKTQHYLLQMDGPLPACYQHYIGIMAAARHQCSYLVNLHVNDFIQSGGDQKWLNGLENAPLKLRNLGELNKLLAHRPWLITKEHIEQLLKTGEHSWSLAELIHAVVLLAHYHSLASFTFGCGISPEINSDAFRPPSVSNYCICDITNGNHEVDESRQIAGGLGSDSSCEVEVLMEKMKQLQECRDEEEASQEEMATRFEREKIESMLAFATDEDPPPAREVSKHFEDTSYGYKDFSRRGMHVPTFRVQDFSWEDHGYSLVNRLYPDVGQLLDEKFHIAYNLTYNTMAMHSDVDTSTLRRAIWNYVHCMFGIRYDDYDYGEINQLLDRSFKVYIKNVVCSPEKTTKRMYDSFWRQFRHSEKVHVNLLLMEARMQAELLYALRAITWYMT; from the exons GAATTGGGAATCCGAATCCCCCGCCCTGTCGGTCAAGGGCCTAGCAGATTCATCCCGGAAGATGAG ATTCTACAAGTTGGCACAGAGGATGCAAACATGCACACCGTGTTAGTTGATGCTTTTGCGGATATTGGTCGCCTGGATAATATCACCCTGGTCATGGTTTTTCACCCGCAGTATTTAGAAAGCTTTCTGAAAACTCAGCATTACTTGTTGCAGATGGATGGCCCCCTGCCTGCATGCTATCAGCACTACATCGGTATTATG GCTGCAGCCAGGCATCAGTGCTCTTATCTTGTTAATCTACATGTCAATGACTTTATTCAGAGTGGAGGGGACCAGAAATGGCTAAATGGGCTTGAAAATGCACCACTGAAGCTGCGTAATCTAGGAGAGCTGAACAAGCTGCTGGCGCACAGACCTTGGCTCATCACAAAAGAACACATTGAG caattgCTAAAAACGGGAGAGCATAGTTGGTCTCTGGCGGAGCTGATCCATGCAGTCGTTCTTCTTGCTCATTATCACTCGTTGGCCTCCTTCACGTTTGGCTGTGGTATAAGTCCTGAGATCAATAGTGATGCTTTTCGCCCCCCATCTGTCAGTAACTACTGCATTTGTGACATAACAAATGGCAACCATGAAGTTGATGAGAGCCGCCAGATAGCAGGAGGCCTG GGCTCAGATTCTTCTTGTGAAGTTGAAGTTCTTATGGAGAAAATGAAACAGCTTCAAGAATGCAGAGATGAAGAAGAAGCTAGTCAGGAAGAAATGGCAACTCGTTTTGAAAGAGAGAAGATTGAGAGCATGCTTGCTTTTGCTACAG ATGAAGACCCCCCTCCAGCCAGAGAGGTCTCAAAGCATTTTGAAGACACAAGTTATGGCTACAAAGACTTCTCTCGCCGCGGGATGCATGTTCCCACATTCCGAGTACAG gatTTCAGCTGGGAAGACCACGGCTACTCCTTGGTTAATCGTCTCTATCCAGACGTTGGGCAGCTACTAGATGAGAAGTTTCATATTGCATATAACCTAACTTATAACACCATGGCGATGCACAGTGATGTAGATACCTCAACACTGCGACGGGCCATATGGAACTATGTGCATTGTATGTTTGGAATAAG GTATGATGATTATGACTATGGAGAAATAAATCAGTTACTGGACCGCAGCTTTAAAGTTTACATTAAAAATGTTGTATGCAGTCCGGAGAAGACAACCAAAAGAATGTATGACAGCTTCTGGAGGCAGTTTAGGCATTCTGAGAAG GTTCATGTTAATTTGCTTCTTATGGAAGCGAGGATGCAAGCTGAACTCCTTTATGCTCTGAGAGCAATCACCTGGTATATGACCTGA
- the SESN1 gene encoding sestrin-1 isoform X2, whose product MRLSPRAAVPVPEIICSRCSGVCNNKVKELGIRIPRPVGQGPSRFIPEDEILQVGTEDANMHTVLVDAFADIGRLDNITLVMVFHPQYLESFLKTQHYLLQMDGPLPACYQHYIGIMAAARHQCSYLVNLHVNDFIQSGGDQKWLNGLENAPLKLRNLGELNKLLAHRPWLITKEHIEQLLKTGEHSWSLAELIHAVVLLAHYHSLASFTFGCGISPEINSDAFRPPSVSNYCICDITNGNHEVDESRQIAGGLGSDSSCEVEVLMEKMKQLQECRDEEEASQEEMATRFEREKIESMLAFATEDEDPPPAREVSKHFEDTSYGYKDFSRRGMHVPTFRVQDFSWEDHGYSLVNRLYPDVGQLLDEKFHIAYNLTYNTMAMHSDVDTSTLRRAIWNYVHCMFGIRYDDYDYGEINQLLDRSFKVYIKNVVCSPEKTTKRMYDSFWRQFRHSEKVHVNLLLMEARMQAELLYALRAITWYMT is encoded by the exons GAATTGGGAATCCGAATCCCCCGCCCTGTCGGTCAAGGGCCTAGCAGATTCATCCCGGAAGATGAG ATTCTACAAGTTGGCACAGAGGATGCAAACATGCACACCGTGTTAGTTGATGCTTTTGCGGATATTGGTCGCCTGGATAATATCACCCTGGTCATGGTTTTTCACCCGCAGTATTTAGAAAGCTTTCTGAAAACTCAGCATTACTTGTTGCAGATGGATGGCCCCCTGCCTGCATGCTATCAGCACTACATCGGTATTATG GCTGCAGCCAGGCATCAGTGCTCTTATCTTGTTAATCTACATGTCAATGACTTTATTCAGAGTGGAGGGGACCAGAAATGGCTAAATGGGCTTGAAAATGCACCACTGAAGCTGCGTAATCTAGGAGAGCTGAACAAGCTGCTGGCGCACAGACCTTGGCTCATCACAAAAGAACACATTGAG caattgCTAAAAACGGGAGAGCATAGTTGGTCTCTGGCGGAGCTGATCCATGCAGTCGTTCTTCTTGCTCATTATCACTCGTTGGCCTCCTTCACGTTTGGCTGTGGTATAAGTCCTGAGATCAATAGTGATGCTTTTCGCCCCCCATCTGTCAGTAACTACTGCATTTGTGACATAACAAATGGCAACCATGAAGTTGATGAGAGCCGCCAGATAGCAGGAGGCCTG GGCTCAGATTCTTCTTGTGAAGTTGAAGTTCTTATGGAGAAAATGAAACAGCTTCAAGAATGCAGAGATGAAGAAGAAGCTAGTCAGGAAGAAATGGCAACTCGTTTTGAAAGAGAGAAGATTGAGAGCATGCTTGCTTTTGCTACAG AAGATGAAGACCCCCCTCCAGCCAGAGAGGTCTCAAAGCATTTTGAAGACACAAGTTATGGCTACAAAGACTTCTCTCGCCGCGGGATGCATGTTCCCACATTCCGAGTACAG gatTTCAGCTGGGAAGACCACGGCTACTCCTTGGTTAATCGTCTCTATCCAGACGTTGGGCAGCTACTAGATGAGAAGTTTCATATTGCATATAACCTAACTTATAACACCATGGCGATGCACAGTGATGTAGATACCTCAACACTGCGACGGGCCATATGGAACTATGTGCATTGTATGTTTGGAATAAG GTATGATGATTATGACTATGGAGAAATAAATCAGTTACTGGACCGCAGCTTTAAAGTTTACATTAAAAATGTTGTATGCAGTCCGGAGAAGACAACCAAAAGAATGTATGACAGCTTCTGGAGGCAGTTTAGGCATTCTGAGAAG GTTCATGTTAATTTGCTTCTTATGGAAGCGAGGATGCAAGCTGAACTCCTTTATGCTCTGAGAGCAATCACCTGGTATATGACCTGA